In the Mytilus trossulus isolate FHL-02 chromosome 1, PNRI_Mtr1.1.1.hap1, whole genome shotgun sequence genome, one interval contains:
- the LOC134707815 gene encoding acetylcholinesterase-like isoform X2: protein MHNTRLGIVNGLKKDSGKKIIYQFRKMPYAKPPLKDLRFEIPQEYGTWGNVLNATAYGPNCMQFLGQDIRLLPNLQVSEDCLHLNIIAPNDLNNSSRRPVFIWIHGGGFTNGQGMSVDGSVFAATGDVILVTINYRLNIFGFVNVGIAHPRNLGLWDQKFAIKWIKQNIADFGGDPNTITLFGESAGGVSVGLQSIIPTNIGLFQRAIAQSGSFFSLRDIGTDSENLTREIGRVLNCSNCQDGDLLCLECFRRFSARDLLLGYGKGVSNLRKGFSLKAPIGPIVDQDLIPNDIFTMLSDSSSETSKMFNSIDFIAGSNDGEAGLFYFNLIGQQRAFHFDLKQGIPTRVLCNNIVPYVTKEVLKGCDNISHAICDKYSNDVRANSLSDETVLAVNFFSDLEMSSLAARCLNFHNSASKNRYQYLFTHKPTWGVIADRPSWLLGANHVDELPFLFGLRRWYPGNVSITPTEDALSSKIMSYWYNFGRTGDPNPKGTSEWPKFTKTSASAFIIGEYRNATVDNFQDRMQFWNEEIPKLLAQCSSQQGNVSVVHSGFG from the exons ATGCATAATACCCGTTTAGGAATTGTAAACGGTTTGAAGAAAGATTCAGGTAAAAAGATCATTTATCAGTTTAGAAAAATGCCTTATGCCAAACCGCCACTAAAAGATCTACGCTTTGAAATACCTCAAGAGTACGGTACATGGGGGAACGTATTAAACGCGACAGCATACGGCCCTAACTGTATGCAGTTTCTAGGTCAAGACATACGTCTTTTGCCAAATCTTCAAGTTTCAGAAGATTGtctacatttaaatataattgcTCCAAACGATTTGAACAATTCAAGCAGACGACCTGTCTTTATTTGGATACATGGTGGAGGATTCACAAATGGACAGGGAATGAGCGTGGATGGATCTGTATTTGCGGCTACCGGAGATGTCATTCTTGTCACAATTAATTACAGACTAAATATTTTTGGTTTTGTAAATGTTGGAATAGCTCATCCTCGTAATTTGGGATTATGGGACCAGAAATTTGCGATAAAGTGGATCAAACAGAACATTGCGGATTTTGGTGGAGACCCCAATACGATTACACTATTCGGAGAGTCCGCCGGGGGAGTCAGTGTTGGACTACAGTCAATTATTCCAACTAATATAGGACTTTTCCAGCGAGCAATAGCTCAGAGCGGATCTTTCTTTAGTTTGAGAGACATAGGTACCGATTCGGAAAATCTTACAAGAGAAATAGGTCGTGTTTTGAACTGTTCGAATTGTCAGGATGGCGATTTGCTTTGTTTGGAGTGTTTCAGACGATTTTCTGCAAGAGATTTGTTGCTTGGATATGGAAAGGGTGTTTCAAATCTTCGGAAAGGTTTTTCGTTAAAAGCTCCAATAGGACCAATAGTGGACCAAGATCTTATTCCGAATGATATCTTCACTATGTTATCCGATTCATCATCTGAAACatcaaaaatgttcaatagtATTGATTTTATAGCGGGATCCAATGATGGTGAAGCTGGACTATTTTACTTTAATCTGATTGGACAACAAAGAGCCTTCCATTTTGATTTAAAGCAGGGTATTCCAACTCGGGTTCTATGCAATAATATTGTTCCTTATGTAACGAAAGAAGTTTTAAAAGGATGCGACAACATATCACATGCAATTTGCGATAAATATTCTAATGATGTCAGAGCTAACTCTCTTTCTGATGAAACTGTTTTGGCTGTCAACTTCTTTAGCGATTTGGAAATGTCTTCTTTGGCAGCAAGATGTCTGAATTTTCACAACAGCGCTTCAAAGAATAGATATCAATATCTTTTCACACATAAACCAACTTGGGGTGTTATTGCAGATAGACCAAGTTGGTTGTTAGGTGCAAATCATGTAGACGAGCTTCCATTTCTATTTGGTTTAAGGAGATGGTATCCTGGAAATGTCTCTATTACCCCTACAGAAGATGCGCTATCTTCAAAGATTATGTCTTATTGGTACAATTTTGGAAGAACAGG AGACCCAAACCCAAAAGGAACATCAGAATGGCCAAAGTTCACCAAGACAAGTGCTTCGGCTTTTATAATTGG
- the LOC134707815 gene encoding acetylcholinesterase-like isoform X1 — protein sequence MKKICIFLLLCLTLLTVPSPVKGDNEIYMHNTRLGIVNGLKKDSGKKIIYQFRKMPYAKPPLKDLRFEIPQEYGTWGNVLNATAYGPNCMQFLGQDIRLLPNLQVSEDCLHLNIIAPNDLNNSSRRPVFIWIHGGGFTNGQGMSVDGSVFAATGDVILVTINYRLNIFGFVNVGIAHPRNLGLWDQKFAIKWIKQNIADFGGDPNTITLFGESAGGVSVGLQSIIPTNIGLFQRAIAQSGSFFSLRDIGTDSENLTREIGRVLNCSNCQDGDLLCLECFRRFSARDLLLGYGKGVSNLRKGFSLKAPIGPIVDQDLIPNDIFTMLSDSSSETSKMFNSIDFIAGSNDGEAGLFYFNLIGQQRAFHFDLKQGIPTRVLCNNIVPYVTKEVLKGCDNISHAICDKYSNDVRANSLSDETVLAVNFFSDLEMSSLAARCLNFHNSASKNRYQYLFTHKPTWGVIADRPSWLLGANHVDELPFLFGLRRWYPGNVSITPTEDALSSKIMSYWYNFGRTGDPNPKGTSEWPKFTKTSASAFIIGEYRNATVDNFQDRMQFWNEEIPKLLAQCSSQQGNVSVVHSGFG from the exons atgaaaaag atttgCATATTTCTCTTGCTCTGTTTGACTCTTCTCACAGTTCCATCGCCAGTAAAAGGAGACAATGAGATTTATATGCATAATACCCGTTTAGGAATTGTAAACGGTTTGAAGAAAGATTCAGGTAAAAAGATCATTTATCAGTTTAGAAAAATGCCTTATGCCAAACCGCCACTAAAAGATCTACGCTTTGAAATACCTCAAGAGTACGGTACATGGGGGAACGTATTAAACGCGACAGCATACGGCCCTAACTGTATGCAGTTTCTAGGTCAAGACATACGTCTTTTGCCAAATCTTCAAGTTTCAGAAGATTGtctacatttaaatataattgcTCCAAACGATTTGAACAATTCAAGCAGACGACCTGTCTTTATTTGGATACATGGTGGAGGATTCACAAATGGACAGGGAATGAGCGTGGATGGATCTGTATTTGCGGCTACCGGAGATGTCATTCTTGTCACAATTAATTACAGACTAAATATTTTTGGTTTTGTAAATGTTGGAATAGCTCATCCTCGTAATTTGGGATTATGGGACCAGAAATTTGCGATAAAGTGGATCAAACAGAACATTGCGGATTTTGGTGGAGACCCCAATACGATTACACTATTCGGAGAGTCCGCCGGGGGAGTCAGTGTTGGACTACAGTCAATTATTCCAACTAATATAGGACTTTTCCAGCGAGCAATAGCTCAGAGCGGATCTTTCTTTAGTTTGAGAGACATAGGTACCGATTCGGAAAATCTTACAAGAGAAATAGGTCGTGTTTTGAACTGTTCGAATTGTCAGGATGGCGATTTGCTTTGTTTGGAGTGTTTCAGACGATTTTCTGCAAGAGATTTGTTGCTTGGATATGGAAAGGGTGTTTCAAATCTTCGGAAAGGTTTTTCGTTAAAAGCTCCAATAGGACCAATAGTGGACCAAGATCTTATTCCGAATGATATCTTCACTATGTTATCCGATTCATCATCTGAAACatcaaaaatgttcaatagtATTGATTTTATAGCGGGATCCAATGATGGTGAAGCTGGACTATTTTACTTTAATCTGATTGGACAACAAAGAGCCTTCCATTTTGATTTAAAGCAGGGTATTCCAACTCGGGTTCTATGCAATAATATTGTTCCTTATGTAACGAAAGAAGTTTTAAAAGGATGCGACAACATATCACATGCAATTTGCGATAAATATTCTAATGATGTCAGAGCTAACTCTCTTTCTGATGAAACTGTTTTGGCTGTCAACTTCTTTAGCGATTTGGAAATGTCTTCTTTGGCAGCAAGATGTCTGAATTTTCACAACAGCGCTTCAAAGAATAGATATCAATATCTTTTCACACATAAACCAACTTGGGGTGTTATTGCAGATAGACCAAGTTGGTTGTTAGGTGCAAATCATGTAGACGAGCTTCCATTTCTATTTGGTTTAAGGAGATGGTATCCTGGAAATGTCTCTATTACCCCTACAGAAGATGCGCTATCTTCAAAGATTATGTCTTATTGGTACAATTTTGGAAGAACAGG AGACCCAAACCCAAAAGGAACATCAGAATGGCCAAAGTTCACCAAGACAAGTGCTTCGGCTTTTATAATTGG